A single region of the Actinoplanes sp. SE50/110 genome encodes:
- a CDS encoding response regulator, with the protein MTTVMLVDDSATMLMSLKSILTKAGYSVETAGHGKEALDKLGKGVKPNLIISDVNMPQMDGITFAREARKAPGMRFTPILMLTTESDQAKRVEAKNAGATGWLVKPVGPDQLLGVIKQVLPGA; encoded by the coding sequence ATGACCACCGTGATGCTCGTCGACGACTCCGCCACCATGCTGATGAGCCTCAAGTCGATCCTGACCAAGGCCGGATACTCGGTCGAGACGGCCGGGCACGGCAAGGAGGCGCTCGACAAGCTCGGCAAGGGCGTCAAGCCCAACCTGATCATCAGCGACGTGAACATGCCGCAGATGGACGGGATCACCTTCGCCCGTGAGGCCCGGAAGGCTCCGGGTATGCGGTTCACCCCGATCCTCATGCTGACCACCGAGTCGGATCAGGCCAAGCGGGTCGAGGCGAAGAACGCCGGCGCGACCGGCTGGCTGGTCAAGCCGGTCGGACCGGACCAGCTGCTGGGCGTGATCAAGCAGGTGCTGCCCGGGGCCTGA
- a CDS encoding chemotaxis protein CheA, translated as MNPLLSQFLAEANDLLASVDDGLLQLERNPGDPELVNEVFRAAHTFKGSSGLFDFPELTRLTHAAEDLLDAVRGGRLALDSGMADDLLAAFDLIRGWLAHVTAHERLPATAGQDAAGLITKLRAPLGGEPSAADQEPIAAVRHVDAAPDWLAELGTEWLIETATWLNTTSSTLRFLRYLPDQDCFFRAEDPLHLVRQIPGLDRMVVVPPATWPAVAEYDEYACLLSFVVATRASYGELHHLFRYVPDQVSYVELDAAAINRHLEGEDAEEITPPPVPEPLNIDPGLAADARAVLTAAHRTLAVGEPAGTQLVALTASVTAAARALGVPLDLTGADAEAVNAAVEGVLGRAPAEGAAEPPGVDSPVIAALAAPPAPVPAAEPAGRADDPGGQVGTRVLKVDQEKVDRLMELVGELNVAKNGLTFLAAAAEEEFGSRALSRRIKDQYAGLHRIAEELQAAVMDVRMLPLSVAFGRFPRLVRDLSRRLGKTIELVTEGDETMADKDVIEALGDPLVHLVRNSLDHGIETTEERIAAGKPGTARLTLAAVADGDAVLVEVSDDGRGVNPARVKQKAYEKGLISEEELESLSDSEAVDLVFRPGFSTADQISDLSGRGVGMDAVRASVEKLGGSVTMRSELGTGTTTRLRLPLSMAVTQVMVVSVAGQRFGVPVDLVVETVRVPAAEMGRVLHQDVVVMRGEVVPVIDLARALQMPWAADPDRDRAVLIVSVNGQRVGLLVEQFHREVDVILKPMEGLLAYADEFSGTALLGDGLVLLVLNLKEVLGLAARAA; from the coding sequence ATGAACCCGCTGCTGTCCCAGTTCCTCGCCGAGGCGAACGATCTGCTCGCCTCGGTCGACGACGGTCTGCTCCAGCTGGAACGCAACCCCGGCGATCCCGAGCTGGTCAACGAGGTGTTCCGGGCCGCGCACACGTTCAAGGGCTCGTCCGGGCTGTTCGACTTCCCCGAGCTGACCCGGCTCACCCACGCCGCCGAGGACCTGCTGGACGCGGTCCGCGGCGGCCGGCTCGCGCTCGACTCGGGAATGGCCGACGACCTGCTGGCCGCCTTCGACCTGATCCGCGGCTGGCTGGCCCACGTCACCGCGCACGAGCGGCTGCCGGCCACCGCCGGCCAGGACGCCGCCGGGCTGATCACGAAGCTGCGGGCGCCGCTCGGCGGCGAGCCTTCGGCCGCCGATCAGGAGCCGATCGCCGCGGTACGACACGTCGACGCCGCTCCGGACTGGCTGGCCGAGCTCGGCACCGAGTGGTTGATCGAGACCGCCACCTGGCTCAACACCACGTCGTCCACCCTGCGGTTCCTGCGCTATCTGCCCGACCAGGACTGCTTCTTCCGCGCCGAGGACCCGCTGCATCTGGTCCGGCAGATCCCGGGCCTGGACCGGATGGTCGTGGTCCCGCCGGCCACCTGGCCCGCCGTCGCCGAGTACGACGAATACGCCTGCCTCCTCTCCTTCGTGGTGGCCACCCGGGCCTCGTACGGCGAACTGCACCATCTTTTCCGTTACGTTCCCGATCAGGTCAGCTACGTCGAGCTGGACGCCGCCGCGATCAACCGGCACCTGGAGGGCGAGGACGCCGAGGAGATCACCCCGCCGCCGGTCCCCGAGCCACTCAACATCGACCCCGGCCTGGCCGCCGACGCCCGCGCGGTGCTCACCGCCGCGCACCGCACCCTGGCCGTCGGCGAACCGGCCGGCACCCAGCTGGTCGCCCTGACCGCGTCGGTCACCGCGGCGGCCCGGGCGCTGGGCGTCCCGCTCGATCTGACCGGCGCCGACGCCGAAGCGGTCAACGCCGCGGTCGAGGGCGTGCTGGGCCGGGCCCCGGCCGAGGGCGCCGCGGAACCGCCCGGCGTCGACTCGCCGGTGATCGCCGCGCTGGCCGCTCCGCCGGCGCCGGTGCCGGCCGCCGAACCGGCCGGCCGGGCCGACGACCCCGGCGGTCAGGTCGGCACCCGGGTGCTCAAGGTCGACCAGGAGAAGGTGGACCGGCTGATGGAGCTGGTCGGCGAGCTGAACGTGGCCAAGAACGGGCTCACCTTCCTGGCCGCCGCGGCCGAGGAGGAGTTCGGCAGTCGAGCGCTCAGCCGCCGGATCAAGGACCAGTACGCCGGGCTGCACCGGATCGCCGAGGAGCTGCAGGCCGCCGTGATGGACGTCCGGATGCTGCCGCTCTCGGTCGCCTTCGGCCGCTTCCCCCGGCTGGTCCGGGACCTGAGCCGGCGGCTCGGCAAGACCATCGAACTGGTCACCGAGGGCGACGAGACGATGGCCGACAAGGACGTCATCGAGGCGCTCGGCGACCCGCTGGTGCACCTGGTCCGCAACAGCCTCGACCACGGCATCGAGACCACCGAGGAGCGGATCGCGGCCGGCAAGCCCGGCACCGCCCGGCTCACCCTGGCCGCGGTCGCCGACGGGGACGCGGTGCTGGTCGAGGTCTCCGACGACGGGCGCGGGGTCAACCCGGCGCGGGTCAAGCAGAAGGCGTACGAAAAGGGGCTGATCTCCGAGGAGGAGCTGGAGTCGCTCAGCGACAGCGAGGCCGTCGATCTGGTCTTCCGCCCCGGCTTCTCCACCGCCGACCAGATCTCCGACCTGTCCGGGCGCGGGGTCGGGATGGACGCCGTCCGGGCCAGCGTCGAGAAACTCGGCGGCAGCGTCACCATGCGCTCCGAGCTGGGCACCGGCACCACCACCCGGCTGCGGCTGCCGCTGTCCATGGCGGTCACCCAGGTGATGGTGGTCAGCGTGGCCGGGCAGCGCTTCGGTGTCCCGGTCGACCTGGTGGTGGAGACGGTCCGGGTGCCGGCCGCCGAGATGGGCCGGGTGCTGCACCAGGACGTGGTGGTGATGCGCGGCGAGGTGGTTCCGGTGATCGACCTGGCCCGGGCGTTGCAGATGCCCTGGGCGGCGGATCCGGACCGGGACCGCGCGGTGCTGATCGTCTCGGTCAACGGTCAGCGGGTCGGCCTGCTGGTCGAACAGTTCCACCGGGAGGTCGACGTGATCCTCAAACCGATGGAGGGTCTGCTCGCCTACGCCGACGAGTTCTCCGGCACCGCGCTGCTCGGCGACGGCCTGGTGCTGCTGGTGCTCAACCTCAAGGAGGTGCTCGGCCTTGCCGCTCGAGCTGCATGA
- a CDS encoding response regulator, with protein MTRVLVVDDAATVRLYHTSLLRDAGFEVAEAANGLEAVEAAMTTPFDLFLVDVNMPKMNGYTCIETLRSETVGTAAPILMISTEDRPGDADRAYQAGANLYLVKPVPADRLIRVATMLTSGKDPEA; from the coding sequence ATGACCCGGGTTCTTGTAGTGGATGACGCCGCCACCGTGCGGCTCTATCACACCAGCCTGCTGCGCGACGCCGGGTTCGAGGTGGCCGAGGCGGCGAACGGGCTGGAGGCCGTCGAGGCGGCCATGACCACGCCGTTCGACCTGTTCCTGGTGGACGTGAACATGCCGAAGATGAACGGCTACACGTGCATCGAGACGCTGCGGTCGGAGACCGTCGGCACGGCCGCCCCGATCCTCATGATCAGCACCGAGGACCGGCCCGGCGACGCGGACCGCGCGTATCAGGCCGGAGCGAATCTCTACCTGGTCAAGCCGGTCCCGGCCGATCGCCTGATCCGGGTCGCCACGATGCTCACCTCCGGAAAGGACCCGGAGGCATGA
- a CDS encoding protein-glutamate O-methyltransferase CheR translates to MAAAAPSGTGLSDAEFDRFTEYFYKRTGIHFTPGKRYFVDKRVETCIRSSPFDTFASWFAALRMDRPDMLQELINQLTVNETYFLREDYQFDAMLSTVLPKTLAARGGPGRMSGPVKILSLPCSTGEEPYSIALRLLEEWDQIDHVDVEIHGADIDSEVLAKAAHASYGERSLQRVPKAWVNKYFTSVGSGRFQVDEGIRSAVTLHRMNVCDTAAMKAFRDFDVIFCRNVLIYFDELSSRRAAENLYGALRPGGYLFLGHSESMSRISPIFTPTRLPEGIVYQRPTGAK, encoded by the coding sequence ATGGCGGCCGCGGCACCCTCGGGCACCGGACTTTCCGACGCCGAGTTCGACCGGTTCACCGAATACTTCTACAAGCGCACCGGCATCCACTTCACCCCGGGCAAGCGGTACTTCGTCGACAAGCGGGTGGAGACCTGCATCCGCAGTTCGCCGTTCGACACGTTCGCGAGCTGGTTCGCCGCCCTGCGGATGGACCGGCCGGACATGCTGCAGGAACTGATCAACCAGCTCACCGTCAACGAGACGTACTTCCTGCGCGAGGACTACCAGTTCGACGCGATGCTCAGCACGGTGCTGCCGAAGACCCTGGCCGCGCGCGGCGGGCCGGGCCGGATGTCCGGACCGGTCAAGATCCTCTCGCTGCCCTGCTCGACCGGCGAGGAGCCGTACTCGATCGCGCTGCGCCTGCTGGAGGAGTGGGACCAGATCGACCATGTGGACGTGGAGATCCACGGGGCCGACATCGACAGCGAGGTGCTGGCCAAGGCGGCGCACGCCAGTTACGGCGAACGCTCCCTGCAGCGGGTGCCGAAAGCCTGGGTGAACAAGTACTTCACCTCGGTCGGGTCCGGCCGCTTCCAGGTGGACGAGGGCATCCGGAGCGCGGTCACGCTGCACCGGATGAACGTCTGCGACACCGCCGCGATGAAGGCGTTCCGGGACTTCGACGTGATCTTCTGCCGCAACGTGCTGATCTATTTCGACGAGCTGTCCAGTCGCCGGGCCGCCGAGAACCTGTACGGGGCGCTGCGCCCGGGCGGCTACCTCTTCCTCGGGCACTCCGAGTCGATGAGCCGGATCTCGCCGATCTTCACCCCGACCCGCCTGCCGGAGGGCATCGTCTACCAGCGACCGACCGGAGCGAAGTGA
- a CDS encoding HEAT repeat domain-containing protein: MGLVKKPAAAPEPPPSLGPDDLIALLDHPDPERRREAALDLAGVPEAVPGLLARAGLETEPRVRDAVLTTLAGHDTEAVAAGLAVHLASDDAGLRTAVAEALATMPGSVPALLPDLLAAPDHDVRVMTAMVLADLPDPEARTWLVRMITDDPHPNVVTAAIDALLPGAGPEHAAVLEAAAQRFPDDPFLIFTVRAALPRLTGTA, encoded by the coding sequence ATGGGACTGGTCAAGAAGCCGGCTGCCGCGCCGGAACCACCACCGAGCCTCGGCCCGGACGACCTGATCGCGCTCCTCGATCACCCCGACCCGGAGCGCCGCCGGGAGGCCGCCTTGGACCTGGCCGGGGTGCCCGAGGCGGTGCCCGGGCTGCTGGCCCGGGCCGGCCTGGAGACCGAGCCGCGGGTCCGCGACGCGGTGCTGACCACCCTGGCCGGGCACGACACGGAGGCGGTCGCGGCCGGTCTGGCGGTGCACCTGGCCAGCGACGACGCCGGACTGCGGACCGCGGTGGCGGAGGCGCTGGCCACCATGCCGGGCTCGGTCCCGGCGCTGTTGCCCGACCTGCTCGCGGCGCCCGACCACGACGTGCGGGTGATGACCGCGATGGTGCTGGCCGACCTGCCCGACCCGGAGGCCCGCACCTGGCTGGTCCGGATGATCACCGACGACCCGCACCCGAACGTGGTCACCGCCGCGATCGACGCGCTGCTGCCCGGGGCCGGTCCCGAGCACGCCGCGGTGCTGGAGGCCGCCGCCCAGCGGTTCCCGGACGACCCGTTCCTGATCTTCACGGTCCGGGCGGCGCTGCCCCGGCTGACCGGTACGGCCTGA
- the cheB gene encoding chemotaxis-specific protein-glutamate methyltransferase CheB, with protein sequence MPTSVLVVDDSALMRRALKGMLAEAGDFEVHTARNGVDALEQLERVHPDVVTLDVNMPEMDGLTCLAQIMEKQPTPVVMVSSLTDHNALVTLEALQLGAVDYVPKPGGTVSLNIDEVATELVQKVRGAARAKLKRATGLKSRIRATPAPLETRPAAVDLVLIGSSTGGPALLSDLLPQLPGTLSAPVVVAQHIPASFTAALARRLDETCALRVHEVDRIMTVRPGNIYIGRGGADVVVARRTDGLIVKSAPAAAEYRWHPSVDRLVASAHRYLDPARLVCVLLTGMGDDGAKEMAAVRAGGGRTIAEAEETAVVWGMPGELAANGGATEVLPSYEIADRLADWVR encoded by the coding sequence ATGCCAACTTCGGTCCTGGTCGTCGACGACTCGGCGCTGATGCGCCGGGCGCTCAAGGGCATGCTGGCGGAGGCCGGCGACTTCGAGGTGCACACCGCCCGCAACGGGGTGGACGCGCTGGAACAGTTGGAGCGCGTCCACCCGGACGTGGTCACCCTCGACGTCAACATGCCGGAGATGGACGGGCTCACCTGCCTGGCCCAGATCATGGAGAAGCAGCCCACCCCGGTGGTGATGGTCTCCTCGCTGACCGATCACAACGCCCTGGTCACCCTGGAGGCGTTGCAGCTGGGCGCGGTCGACTACGTGCCCAAGCCGGGCGGCACGGTGTCGCTCAACATCGATGAGGTCGCCACCGAGCTGGTGCAGAAGGTGCGCGGCGCGGCCCGGGCGAAGCTGAAGCGCGCCACCGGTCTGAAGAGCCGGATCCGGGCCACGCCGGCCCCGCTGGAGACCCGGCCGGCCGCCGTCGACCTGGTGCTGATCGGCTCCTCGACCGGTGGCCCGGCGCTGCTCTCCGACCTGCTGCCACAACTGCCCGGCACGCTGAGCGCCCCGGTGGTGGTGGCTCAGCACATCCCGGCCTCGTTCACCGCGGCGCTGGCCCGGCGGCTGGATGAGACCTGCGCGCTGCGGGTGCACGAGGTGGACCGGATCATGACAGTCCGGCCCGGCAACATCTACATCGGCCGGGGCGGTGCCGACGTGGTGGTCGCGCGCCGCACCGACGGCCTGATCGTGAAGTCGGCCCCGGCCGCCGCCGAGTACCGCTGGCATCCCAGTGTGGACCGGCTGGTGGCGTCGGCACACCGCTACCTGGACCCGGCGCGGCTGGTCTGCGTGCTGCTCACCGGGATGGGTGACGACGGCGCCAAGGAGATGGCCGCGGTCCGTGCCGGCGGCGGCCGGACCATCGCCGAGGCCGAGGAGACCGCGGTGGTCTGGGGGATGCCCGGCGAACTGGCCGCCAACGGCGGCGCGACCGAGGTGCTCCCGTCGTACGAGATCGCCGACCGGCTGGCCGACTGGGTGCGCTGA
- a CDS encoding chemotaxis protein CheW → MSVDMDEDADLGEDTADYVTFDMVGERYAFPMRRVQEIIRMPSVVKVPLGPPSLEGLANLRGRVLPVVNLRQCCSMEQAEHDETTRVIVVDGGVPLGFVVDRVASVISIDPQDLEPGEAVQATVRSDVLVGVIKSDGGEMTTVLDVDRLIGSQFARLAEKRGPGGRESVTRVSGEADPDADLDDTLELVSFAVEGQEYALPIDQVQEIVQAPESVSHVPNAGSRVLGVIDLRGRLLPVVSMRRVFGLPVTPLEPQNRIVVVSLDDGVVGVVMDTVREVLRVPHQLVAPLPGVVAGEGRKTEVESVVRLEDGKRLVSVLSVNRMFDSPEVRDEIAGYREDDEEMTAERASEADDGRGDEELFVVFRLDDEEYAVDVDAVQEIIRVPEALIRVPKSFSFVEGLVNLRGTVLPVVDLRTRLGLERTERDERQRIVVLIIGGVRTGFIVDSVAEVARVGRNVLEPAPELSEEQARVVSRVANLPDQQRMLLLVQVDQLLAAEQAAVAAELCEDVVSEALAGV, encoded by the coding sequence ATGAGCGTCGACATGGACGAGGACGCGGACCTCGGCGAGGACACCGCGGACTACGTCACCTTCGACATGGTGGGGGAGCGGTACGCCTTCCCGATGCGCCGGGTCCAGGAGATCATCCGGATGCCCTCGGTGGTGAAGGTGCCGCTCGGGCCGCCGTCCCTGGAGGGTCTGGCCAACCTGCGCGGCCGGGTGCTGCCGGTGGTCAACCTGCGGCAGTGCTGCTCGATGGAGCAGGCCGAGCACGACGAGACGACCCGGGTGATCGTGGTCGACGGCGGCGTGCCGCTGGGCTTCGTGGTGGACCGGGTGGCCAGCGTGATCAGCATCGATCCGCAGGACCTGGAGCCGGGCGAGGCGGTGCAGGCCACGGTCCGCTCGGACGTGCTGGTCGGGGTGATCAAGTCGGACGGCGGGGAGATGACCACGGTCCTCGACGTCGACCGGCTGATCGGCAGCCAGTTCGCCCGGCTCGCGGAGAAGCGCGGCCCCGGTGGCCGGGAGTCGGTGACCCGGGTGTCCGGTGAGGCCGATCCGGATGCCGATCTGGACGACACTCTGGAGCTGGTCAGTTTCGCGGTCGAGGGCCAGGAGTACGCGCTGCCGATCGACCAGGTGCAGGAGATCGTCCAGGCGCCGGAGTCGGTCAGCCACGTCCCGAACGCCGGCAGCCGGGTGCTCGGTGTGATCGACCTGCGCGGCCGGCTGCTGCCGGTGGTCAGCATGCGGCGGGTCTTCGGCCTGCCGGTCACCCCGCTGGAGCCGCAGAACCGGATCGTCGTGGTCTCCCTCGACGACGGCGTGGTCGGCGTGGTGATGGACACCGTGCGCGAGGTGCTGCGGGTGCCGCACCAGCTGGTGGCGCCGCTGCCCGGGGTGGTGGCCGGGGAGGGCCGCAAGACCGAGGTGGAGTCGGTGGTCCGGCTGGAGGACGGCAAACGGCTGGTCTCGGTGCTGAGCGTGAACCGGATGTTCGACTCACCCGAGGTGCGTGACGAGATCGCCGGATATCGGGAGGACGACGAGGAGATGACCGCCGAACGGGCCAGCGAGGCCGACGACGGCCGTGGCGACGAGGAGCTGTTCGTCGTCTTCCGGCTCGACGATGAGGAGTACGCGGTCGACGTCGACGCCGTGCAGGAGATCATCCGGGTGCCGGAGGCGCTGATCCGGGTGCCCAAGTCCTTCAGTTTCGTGGAGGGGCTGGTCAACCTGCGCGGCACCGTGCTGCCGGTGGTCGACCTGCGGACCCGGCTGGGCCTGGAGCGCACCGAGCGCGACGAGCGGCAGCGGATCGTGGTGCTGATCATCGGCGGGGTGCGGACCGGCTTCATCGTCGACTCGGTGGCCGAGGTGGCCCGGGTCGGGCGCAACGTGCTGGAGCCGGCTCCGGAACTCTCCGAGGAGCAGGCGCGCGTGGTCTCGCGGGTGGCCAACCTGCCGGACCAGCAGCGGATGCTGCTGCTCGTGCAGGTCGATCAGCTGCTGGCGGCCGAGCAGGCGGCGGTGGCGGCCGAGTTGTGCGAGGACGTCGTGTCCGAGGCACTCGCCGGGGTCTAG
- a CDS encoding methyl-accepting chemotaxis protein — protein sequence MPLTSTTGGRTTEAPRAARPAPATTASRTARAPDGDANRRQARSVAKQQQAAERIAAATAEISAQNAEAAEASRQLTDSMQQIAAGAEEASGATQQSLAAMNQIEDRVNRQESTTRQVADLSQALQVLLNETRSGIVGLLTNVESASARQTESVVTISELEKQADEIGEIVKTVAHIADQTNLLALNAAIEAARARQHGKGFAVVADEVRTLAETSERSARQIRDLIDEVRNSVTEIAGAVQTSAETARGEAEKGKSITSQLETIRADMGTIMAGATEMAAAAEQAKRSAGSAKQRSEEIAAAAEQQSAACEESLQTVGQQTQALRQSEQAAEALAEVSETLRSSTDIAKSAEDVASAAEELSAAVEEINRAANQINVAIKEINTGARTAAEKGEQTSVLVTQIEQGAQLSADRGGAAVERSDTILEMLAANKEAVDSMIDAIGRAAREGIENVRKVTELEQISRRIDKIVDAIANVSIQTNMLAVNGSVESARAGEFGKGFAVVSTDIRNLARDSADNADRIKDLVKAVQDRIVEVRGDLEETSRMSLAEVETAKATTARLDEIERDMQQVRGGNLEVREGAEQIAKVLGEVKIGLEQISASANQAEQLAGQASTAAREQAQGAEELAAAVEEIAALADELQNAG from the coding sequence ATGCCCCTCACCAGCACCACCGGAGGGCGGACGACCGAAGCCCCGCGGGCCGCCCGTCCGGCGCCCGCCACCACTGCCAGCCGCACCGCCCGGGCACCGGACGGCGACGCCAATCGGCGACAGGCCCGTTCGGTGGCCAAACAACAGCAGGCGGCCGAGCGGATCGCGGCGGCGACCGCCGAGATCTCCGCCCAGAACGCCGAGGCCGCGGAGGCTTCACGGCAGCTCACCGACTCGATGCAGCAGATCGCGGCGGGGGCCGAAGAGGCTTCCGGCGCGACGCAGCAGAGCCTGGCCGCGATGAACCAGATCGAGGACCGGGTCAACCGGCAGGAGTCGACCACCCGCCAGGTCGCCGACCTGAGCCAGGCCCTGCAGGTGCTGCTCAACGAGACCCGGTCCGGGATCGTCGGGCTGCTCACCAACGTCGAGAGCGCCTCGGCCCGGCAGACCGAGTCCGTCGTCACCATCTCCGAGCTGGAGAAGCAGGCTGACGAGATCGGTGAGATCGTCAAGACGGTGGCGCACATCGCCGACCAGACGAACCTGCTCGCGCTGAATGCGGCGATCGAGGCGGCCCGGGCCCGGCAGCACGGCAAGGGCTTCGCGGTGGTCGCCGACGAGGTGCGCACCCTGGCCGAGACCAGTGAGCGCAGCGCCCGGCAGATCCGCGACCTGATCGACGAGGTGCGCAACTCGGTCACCGAGATCGCCGGCGCGGTGCAGACCTCCGCCGAGACGGCCCGGGGCGAGGCGGAGAAGGGCAAGTCGATCACCTCGCAGCTGGAGACCATCCGGGCCGACATGGGCACGATCATGGCCGGCGCGACCGAGATGGCGGCCGCGGCTGAGCAGGCCAAGCGGTCCGCGGGCAGTGCCAAGCAGCGGTCCGAGGAGATCGCGGCGGCGGCCGAGCAGCAGTCGGCGGCCTGTGAGGAGTCGTTGCAGACGGTCGGTCAGCAGACCCAGGCGCTGCGGCAGAGTGAGCAGGCGGCCGAGGCGCTCGCCGAGGTCTCCGAGACGCTGCGCAGCAGCACCGACATCGCCAAGAGCGCCGAGGACGTGGCGTCGGCCGCCGAGGAGCTCTCCGCGGCGGTCGAGGAGATCAACCGCGCGGCCAACCAGATCAACGTGGCGATCAAGGAGATCAACACTGGGGCCCGGACCGCGGCGGAGAAGGGCGAGCAGACCTCGGTGCTGGTCACCCAGATCGAGCAGGGTGCCCAGCTCTCCGCCGATCGCGGTGGCGCCGCGGTGGAACGCTCGGACACCATTCTGGAGATGCTCGCCGCCAACAAGGAGGCGGTCGACTCGATGATCGACGCGATCGGCCGGGCCGCCCGCGAGGGCATCGAGAACGTCCGGAAGGTCACCGAGCTGGAGCAGATCTCCCGCCGGATCGACAAGATCGTCGACGCCATCGCGAACGTCTCGATCCAGACCAACATGCTCGCCGTCAACGGCTCGGTCGAGTCGGCCCGGGCCGGCGAGTTCGGCAAGGGCTTCGCGGTGGTCTCCACCGACATCCGGAACCTGGCCCGGGACTCGGCCGACAACGCGGACCGGATCAAGGACCTGGTCAAGGCGGTGCAGGACCGGATCGTCGAGGTCCGCGGCGACCTGGAGGAGACCAGCCGGATGTCGCTGGCCGAGGTGGAGACGGCGAAGGCCACCACCGCCCGGCTGGACGAGATCGAGCGGGACATGCAGCAGGTCCGCGGCGGCAACCTGGAGGTCCGCGAGGGCGCCGAGCAGATCGCCAAGGTGCTCGGCGAGGTGAAGATCGGTCTGGAGCAGATCTCCGCCTCGGCGAACCAGGCCGAACAACTGGCCGGGCAGGCCTCCACCGCGGCCCGGGAGCAGGCGCAGGGGGCCGAGGAGCTCGCGGCCGCGGTCGAGGAGATCGCCGCGCTCGCCGACGAGCTGCAGAACGCCGGCTGA
- the dtd gene encoding D-aminoacyl-tRNA deacylase: protein MRALVQTVSRASVTVDDEIVGSITDGLLVLLGVTHDDTPAKAADLARKTWELRILDGDRSAADENAPLLVVSQFTLYGDARRGRRPSWIAAAPAEVAEPLVVAYAEALRARGATVETGRFRAHMLVESVNVGPRTILLEL, encoded by the coding sequence ATGCGGGCGTTGGTGCAGACGGTGAGCCGGGCGAGCGTCACGGTCGACGACGAGATCGTCGGATCGATCACCGACGGGCTGCTGGTGCTGCTCGGCGTCACCCACGACGACACCCCGGCGAAAGCCGCCGACCTGGCCCGCAAGACCTGGGAGCTGCGCATCCTGGACGGCGACCGGTCGGCCGCCGACGAGAACGCGCCGCTGCTGGTGGTGAGCCAGTTCACGTTGTACGGCGACGCGCGCAGGGGTCGCCGGCCGAGCTGGATCGCGGCCGCCCCGGCCGAGGTGGCCGAGCCGCTGGTCGTCGCCTACGCGGAGGCGCTGCGCGCCCGGGGAGCGACGGTGGAGACCGGCCGCTTCCGGGCGCACATGCTGGTCGAGAGTGTGAACGTCGGACCGCGCACGATCCTGCTGGAGCTCTAG
- a CDS encoding sporulation protein gives MVFRRMLQALGVGGPSVDTVLTDPNCFPGGFLAGNVHIAGGDHAVDVEYVAVGLMTRVEVETGDNEYQTNQEFHRQRLTGSFRLEPGARHDVPFRFEVPWQTPITELYGQHLHGMTMGLATELEVARAVDKSDLDAVQVHPLPAQERILEALLRLGFRFHKADVERGRVYGVEQELPFYQEIEFHPPAQYASGINQLELTFLPTPRRLQVVLELDKRGGLFTEGHDAFGSFDVDYATVDRVDWTAQLDDWLRQSARRRGLF, from the coding sequence GTGGTCTTCCGGAGGATGTTGCAGGCACTCGGGGTGGGCGGGCCGTCCGTCGACACCGTGCTGACCGATCCGAACTGCTTTCCCGGCGGCTTCCTGGCGGGAAACGTCCACATCGCCGGCGGTGACCACGCGGTCGACGTGGAGTACGTCGCGGTCGGCCTGATGACCCGGGTCGAGGTGGAGACCGGCGACAACGAGTACCAGACCAATCAGGAGTTCCACCGGCAGCGGCTGACCGGTTCGTTCCGGCTGGAGCCGGGCGCCCGGCACGACGTGCCGTTCCGCTTCGAGGTGCCCTGGCAGACCCCGATCACCGAGCTGTACGGCCAGCATCTGCACGGCATGACGATGGGCCTGGCGACCGAGCTGGAGGTGGCCCGGGCGGTGGACAAGTCCGACCTGGACGCGGTGCAGGTGCACCCGCTACCCGCCCAGGAACGGATCCTGGAGGCCCTGCTGCGGCTGGGTTTCCGCTTCCACAAGGCCGACGTGGAACGGGGCCGGGTCTACGGGGTCGAGCAGGAGCTGCCGTTCTACCAGGAGATCGAGTTCCACCCGCCGGCGCAGTACGCGTCCGGGATCAATCAGCTGGAGCTGACCTTCCTGCCCACGCCCCGGCGTCTGCAGGTGGTGCTGGAGCTGGACAAGCGCGGTGGCCTGTTCACCGAGGGGCACGACGCCTTCGGCAGCTTCGACGTCGACTACGCCACCGTGGACCGGGTGGACTGGACCGCGCAGCTCGACGACTGGCTGCGGCAGTCCGCCCGCCGCCGCGGGTTGTTCTAG